ctgggtcctttaccgttggcttttaggtaggtcttgatggtcttgccactggagaaggtgacatcgatgctggctttggtcttgatgaggcgtgatatttgatgactgatggggccaaagtagggtatggttactctgatgggtgatggagaaggtttggggcggggttctcggtccttaagggtcttgttgatggtggctgtgacgagctggggagggtacccgttgagtgtggtgaatgtctttctgaggtggtccagttcattgtttagggcatcggggtggcagagggctttggcacgtctggtaagggtggcgatgatagcttgcttgatctgagggtggtggcaggagttgtagtggatgtactggtcggtgtgcgtcgtaATCTCTATCTTGTCTCTCAGAAGATGTCAACTTTTCAACTGTCGcacatgtcaactgacaaaatcgctgaaaatgtgtatcgtTCGCGAAATCCGTGCCGTTTTAGGCCAGTCACGTAACAGTACTGTTGTCAATATCCCCGATGTTCACTGAACTTCATCACATAACCTCTAGATTTTGTTTTAAGTATCCGTTGCCACTGGTTGGTGGTTCACTAAATGACgctattagtctctgattttgatttcatattaatttGCGTAACTTTATGAAGCTGATAGTCGAAACAAAACACGATTACACGTTATCCACTAACGTTAtagtaatgtttgtttgaatgccAGTTTGGGGCTGACAGTGATAATGCTTTCAGAGCCGTACGGAGACATACGCACAttataatatgttttttttGCAAAGGAAAGCTACTCGGAACTACTAAAGCCACGAGGACCATTTTCACAAACGTCAATGtacaacattacatacagtaaccGCGTATAGTTGATTatgtgaccatttgaccgtTTCTTTCACGGTAGATTGAGAGGGAATGAAGCAATGACTTGAGAACTTGAACTTGTCATGATATAAAGATCGTGAGGCATCCCCCCAAACACACCacccaatgaaattaattattttcatagggttcataactttaattttatcatgacaCTTACCATGAAAACTTTGTCACATACCTTTCCGAAAATACCGGAATTGCAACTGACTGGGACTGTGCAGGTGTGATTGTGATGttatgttatatgttttataaaagaacaataaatgtatatgtattgctaaatacaactatttagataatattctttcaagctttcattaaaaacaaatatgaatgtcaACAGTTTGAAATTGAGACTAACACTAAAGAATACactaattttttaaaatattaaaacatgatattgtaaatgaaaaatatcaaatctgTACACAACTTCGTCCACGGATATCTTTAAGAGAATAACAATCAAACCACAGTTTCAAACCTGATGAAAAACAGTTCAAAGGTCTTGCGTCTTGCAAGTGATGTTCAAATGATGGATGCCTGAAAGATCGTGTATTTGCAACCCTATGATGGATGCATCACAGCCAGGTTCAATACTTGGTCATGATCTGATTCAAACTGTAAAAGCCCTTAGTAGAGATTCCCATGTCACAAACAATTTTATAGTTGAAGACAAAACCAAGTTATCTGGacagtcaatttctttatttcatagTTATTGTGACAATACAGTTACACTGTATGGTTTTGCCATTGAAGCTCATTATCAAGCTCTCGAGAGGTACTTTGGATCATATATGATCAGATGTGCATACAGGAAGATTTTATTTAGAGTATGCACACCTGTATAGAAAAAGTCAGCAGCCATCACAGACTTATTCACATCTTCACCCAGTTTTTGCTAAACCGCAGAATTAATGGCAGAACAGCCATCATAATCTGTCTGTTCCTGCTGGCATGGGGTGTCTGTGCGTTCATCAGTGAGGTCAATGAAGAATGACTTCCACTGTTTGTCACACGGTACATCTATTGAACTGAAAAAAGGAGAGGAACAATTTTGATATTAAAGAAATAATAACATGAATTCAGTGCTCTAAATACTTGTTGAAATTATATGATAGCTGGTTGTCAATGCTCTTTCAAACAAAATCTGTTTACTTACTCTCAAGATGGGAATATTGCACTTAATTAACACTGTATCTTTCCTTAcataagaaaagaagcaaaattaaTTCTTGACTATGCAaacgttttgatatttcaaactttttttcTGCAGATATACACctatagaataaataaataccaaTAATTACAAATTATCAACTTTTTATCAACAATTTTTCATCCAATGAAATGATTTCTTTGGTGTGCACCCTTAGTTAACAGAGACACCATTTTGAATATTACGTCCATTATTACTTACCTGCAATCAAGAACTGTTCATTGAACTTTCTTTTTCCTGGGCATCTACAAGACAAAATAATAAGTTTATGCTATGATTGGTGTAATGATATAAGTATAAAGTTGAATAAGGTACTTTAAATCATAATTAAACTTCATTAAGAAGAAAAAagatcaaaacagaaaaatgtattatttcatgaaaaataaggATATTTGCTACAAGCATAATcatcacaatgaacaaaaatggaaatatgtacAATTATTTACAACCCATAAGTGCATGAGACTTTTGAAGCATGGATTAAACATATATTCGGGTcatattaacaaacaaaattaatgttgtgtcgtctgctacatggtatctgaaatgtgcagtacataaaaaataaactaCCGATCATAGCCATATAAATTTAGTACCAAGCAAAAGAGGAATTCGCCATAAATGTTCACAtacttattttaaaaatgctagTAGTAAGCTGTTATTGTGAAAGCGTGCGGAAATCAAGTGTTGTggagtaaatatttcagaaaacattcacatttcgtCGTATTGCAGGAGTCAAAATAAGGAATTACACGTCCTCCACAGATTTATAAACACCACTAAACCAAACTTAACTAATCTGCTTTTATTACACCCCGGTAACTAAGGATTGGTATTGAAAATATGAAGCTGTTCTTGAAAATCAAAATCGGGACTTTCGCCGATTTTGCACCGCCGCcattgtcctcacagaccaaCGATCACACATGACAGCATTCATCAAATACAAAGACATGTATACGCTTTAGCACCACTAAAAACCTCAGATGCACtcttacaaatatatgtatgcacatgagaataaatgagaaaaactaaatcttaccttTGTTATGAAAATACGCAAAATCTATGACTGAGGTGAACACACGTTCCTCGAAGCTTCCGGATAGGCTGCGCAGTACAAGCCGTAGCGCGGATGGTTTCGCGCATTGGCTTGAGGGccgtccctctattatatggtctctgctaagaccaaaacgttccatggaaaaacaaaaaaaaataaaaatgccaaaaatctgtaaatagcaaaaggcacaaccatacgttcagattactgtatctatcaattttagtctaaaaatatttaacgtttgttgagttatgctccagaaacgaaatgattacggacgaacacacacacagacgaggcgtcgactatctATCCCCGCATCACATGCCGAGGggataaaaatacaaaatatataaatacacaaaatataacacctcagcacctcttaatgcgaagaaatatgagcatactagtcaaaaaaaagaaaaaatatttagacCTGGTGCTTGCGCAAAATTGCGCATGCGTTAGTGAACTACTACTAGAAACTCGCAACATTgttgggtttctgtaatgacatggcagatagagatgaaacatcagtgtgCAGAGCTTATACGCACTCGCTGAGCTTGTCATCCTTGTTGCTATGCCGGCATTATAGGGCATGTCtctaaagtttgtggtgctgtagtGTAAAGGTAGGCCCTACAATGTATAGCTTAGGCTGTGATAATGATTCAAAGAAAGTACAAAGAAAATCATGCCAGACATGGGGATATATATCATGGACTCTTTATGTGAAAGTACTGACAAACAGTAGTGAAAAGTAAGTAACAGACATCTGAAACCCATGAATGTTCACCATTTCACCAAGTTTTTAGCAATAAATAACACTAGTGAGGATAGCGGTGTGATTCCATTCTTTATAATTTTAACCAAAACTTTAAAGGTCACacatactctaatagggtacaaatgcaaaatcacttgctgacatcatcataaatgaaaccccgtcattaaaactgctcatttcgatctttaattaccttaaatcgacctttttgtcaaccgtgtacaattctcaaccgcaaacgaaatttcaaccaatcagagagaCGCGTCTCTGTGACGGAATAGTctgtatagaaatgagggtctgtgcagtattcatctacatttaaggggttaaactatttcgtttacaggtttgttcaaacctgaaatcgcgaaagctgttgagaaaaatgaaagctatatgttctcacaatctactatcatttagttttgtctcctgctttgcctagttttcgagttacaacccttgttttcatagacgattctgtcaaaatcacttggtgtcgctaggttgtaatccgtgttaggtggtataaacatATACGCtatttgttatcattcacttgatgctcagttaacgaatttataacaggtataattagtggtaacgccacttagattacccgacaaaggcccccatttggcatttcttttgtctggatcgatcaaaggattaaccgatagcacactgattaattagttttatggggatttaaatggaggatttgtcaaaaggtaatgtttatgtatgtacatttactatatatacatctatactgaatacactctatcgtgtctgtgtctatgtaaaacaacacccttctttcaaaggattaactgccaatacatagattgctcattattggctaactaaataactctttaaaaagaatgacgcacattacgcaattagttgccaggtgtgctatcttgggtaatcactgaaactatacagcaatgtgaaaaacttgaaacgatacatcacgttctcatatattagactgttaaaagacacatcacttgggaaatctgcagatgaattttATATcgcttgtttttgtggatattgatggatacattcctcgaacaaggtaatagcctgacactGCTcatataactttaattttaatatttgcatttatgtttttaataAGATGTCGTAGCTTTcagcagaatcattgttttcgttgttaagtgtaatgatgcagacgacatacactagggtgtgcttgtgaattatgattcatataggaaaactatgaaatgtctacatattacatttctgttatacattggcagatcgcttctttttattaagtttcaaaatgcatacaaatattattataaagtaattaggattatgagacccagtataaagacgtatattgacaagtgtctacacactggtgagtgaacgttacaaaccaagtaaatttagcaagtgaagaaatttatcgcgcagtattttcacttcgaccccgacctcgcttaggttatgttacaggttgtgtcatgcaaactccttttggtaatgattcaaatacatatttatgttgttttaattttctaacgtgatgagaacaaaccatacataatctcattgtttcaaatggatttgacttcacgattttcaaaaatggcggcgccccgtgttgggatgaatgctatttaagtttgttttcaccgacttacaaaaggacaattactttctactggtagtaaaatatgtattttattgatggacaataggattttgcctgacattgcttataacataacaatttcactcttggagtgaggtggaggtcaatataacattgcttgcaatataaatataacttcaacccccaccttgcttccttggaagaagtccttatgttaaaagttgtgtcatgcaaagccttttggccatgattcaaatgcatatttaactaccagtaaaaagtagttttgattttctaacttgatgagaacaaatcataatctcaataattctaacaggctttagcccgtgacttctggattttcaaaaatggcagtGCCCTaactgaggatgaatgctatttaagtttgttttcaccgacttacaaaatcaaaataactttctactggtagtaaaatatgtattttattgatggacattaggattttacatgacactgcttataacataacaatttcagtcttggaatcggtcaatataagattacttacgataatattgtcacttcgaccacaaccttgtTTCCGAGGATGAAAGCGTTAtgtccatgcaaaatccttttcgtcagcaatgtgtagtaagcagtcttaatttcataaactcgatgaaacttaaactccattttctatcctggaagcgtggtagggggcgaaccatccgatttagtatacaccacaggcttccacaaagctcacttctcacacactaacaaccaatttatgcacaaactacggagtctggtggaaatctgtgtatagtgacaccatcacccgaccccaaagaacaattgacggcaacacaacaatttggcatgtctttggtgacgtcgagaaatcagcaaaatgacaagcttcctacacattttctatacatttaactggaaactgttccttctatgacgtcaaagtagggctctggcgacatagttgcgtaacctgtctgcggtttcgtttgcgagcaagagagaagcagacggctttttagcaacttttaagcgcttggtatttcgtttatgactaaccaaaagtctttcatatgcagtgataagaAGAGTACCAAAAAACTGAGCACATAAATGACAAGAACAGACAACCATGGTAGCTCTAATAGGTTACAGTTTTAACATCTTGACCACTTGATGTCAATATTGGAAAACCTCTGTTCTACTATGACCaattcatggtgcgagtgttcaggaTTCATGATTGGTtacaatcagatttagttgtgcaatcagtgatgtttcaAAAGCGATCATTCGTAAGGCCTTGGCAATTTCCACCTAACATTGACACCCCACTTAATCGATTCCAGACCAGTTGCCTCAAGGCCAACTACCATGCAGAGTAACAAGAAGCACTATATTTTAGCATGTTTGGCAAAATGCAGTTGAGAGTCTCACCACCAACCTCTGTACTCTGAGACCCATGCAATTGCCATCCACATGATCCATGACTAGACATATGGCTTAATGATAAATGCATATACCTTTTGTGGTGAGGTGAAATCGGGCTTTATGCCTCCGTCATTATGGCATGTACAGCGATGTCCATGCACTTGTGTGTTGCTGCTTCTTAGTCTGGACTAATGTAAGCCGCAGACTAGCCTATTCCCGTTAATTTCAACGCCGATTCAAAGAATGATATATATCTTGCTATGTACATCACCTGAAGTCTGAGAGTGTATATTTTACAGATTCTGGTCGTAAGTTAAACTAAGTGATCAGCAAAATACCCCATTTTTATCACGTGTGCCTGCCATAACATCATACGTGTTAAATGTACTGTCCATTTTCAGACACATGTGCAACCGCTGACAGCAGAGCCCACTACAATGCTAAGTGACAGCACACCTCTCACAAGTTCATTTCAAATAGTCACAGTGCAGGTATTGTTATCTAGCCTgtaatcacaatcacaatcacaatcaccgGTGCCATGGACGCTGAATACACCCATTACAATTTCTGAAAACCAATGAATCATACTACCTTTACTATAGGAGAACAAGCATTTATGTTTTtgtggaagtgagtgagttaaattttacgccgcacccagcaaaaTCTCAGCCATAaccagcgatctgtaaataatagtctcgaacagagaatccagtgatcaaatgcatgagcattgatctgcttagttgggaaccgatgacatgtgtcaaacaagtcagtgagcctgactacctgGTCCCTTTAGTCACTGCTTACAAGCATGGTCACCTATTGTGGCATCTTAAGTGTGCTTTTTAGACACCATGAACACATTTCATACAAGCTATTATAGTCTTAACAATTACAGAGACACATTAATTCAAAGAATTTTTAAGTCTAATGCCAAGTGTACAATTATCTCACCAATTATTTGTGTTCCATTTGTTGATTGTGTAGCAGCCATCTGCTGATTGCCAATGCTCTGGATGGCCTGTACCTGTGGTGTCAACTGCTGCAGGGCTGGGGTTTGAGTTATACCAGTGATTGCCCCAGTAGATGAGAGAGTCACTGCACCGAGATTCTGTACAGAAGATCCATTGATGATTTGTCCTTGTGGGGTGACAGCCTGTAGACCTTGCATGTTTTGAAGGTTTTGTATTGTCTGAAAACTTTGTATGTTCTGAAGACTTTGAAGATTCTGGACTTGGACAGTCTGTGGGTTAGTTGGTCTAACATTAGCTACATTGAGTGCCTGCTGCCATATATTCTGAGAGATTACTTGACTTTGTCCTGCCAGCTGAAGGTTCGCTACATTAATATTTTGCCCTACACCTTGCATGATCTGCTGTGGGCTAAGAATGTTTGTAACAACATTTGAATTCAAGTTTTGGCTACCATTAGAACTTGATGTGGTTGTAGTGGTTGTGGTTGCCGTCCCACTCTGGGGATAAGAAGCTACAGcatatgatacagggttttgtgaAACTGCACCTGGTTGTGAAGCAGGTAGCACTAATTGAGTGGTACCAGTATTCAGCATGTTTGCTCCTAATGGAATTAAAGCAGGGAGCCCATTAGGACCAATGGCTATATTTGCAAAGTTACCGTTTGCCATCGCCTGATTTGCAATTGCAGTTTGAATATTATTGGCAGTTTGTTGAGCTGCTGATAACTGTTGCTGATTAACTGATGACACTGTTTGTCCGGctgatatttttatttcatcaaCCACCTTTTCAGACTTGGTCTGAACCTCTTCAGGTGAAGTTTGAGCAGATACACATGTGGGAGTTGAAACAGAATGTGGCACCTGGGTAGATGAAGTCATCTGAGTCTGAGATAATGTCTGTGCAGTTGTTCCAAAAGATCCCACTGATCCAGGAGCTGCCACCACACCCTGGGGTAAAGCAGTCTGTAACCCAGTAGGAAATGTCTGAACAGGCAACTGGATAGTTTGAATTGCTGTTTGTCCACCAACAGATACTGGAATTTGAATCATGTTGGGAACTTGTTGTACCTGATTAAGAGGTAGCTGCATCGTCTGCACCACACCTGGATTTGATGCACGCACTGCAGACTGCATACCTGCAGCTGCCAGATTAAGCACATTACCTCCAAGGTTCACAACATTTCCTGTAAGGTTAGGAAAACCCACATTTGATATCACATTAGCACCAGAGAGGCCTTGTGCTCTAACAATCTGACCTGTTGGGGTAACCATAGTTTGATTACCCATCCCTCCTGCCGCAAAAAATGCTTGGCCTGTTGACCCTGCCGGGATAATAATTGCTTCCTGACCATCCACTGAAACTGTTTGGAAGGACGGGATAACATTGTACGTGATACTGCCACCAGGTCCAACCGTTGCCACCACTTGCGGACTTTGTGGTATAAGCTGTCCTGTCGCCGCAAGATTCGTGACAGTCCCCGTCTGTTTTCCTCCATTACTAGCGTTGGCGTCCACGACTGCACCTGTTGGAAGTTGCACCCAACTAGGAGCAACGATTTCCCCTGGCGCTGTAGTCGATTGTCCGGCCCCTAACACGCGTACTGTTTGGGCCCCTCCCTGATTGTAGGCGTCAGCTTCTGGAGGGGCTCCGATCTTACTGCATGTCGCAGCCAGAAGGGCTAAAGGGGACGGCTGGACATCCTGAAAGGCGGAGCCAGAGAGTGGGTGGTTATCAACATGGCGGTTACACACAACGTATGATTGTAATGGTTAATACGAATACATGTCGTTATAAAGGAGATTTAAACCCAACGAAATCTTGACTTACCTGTGATGAGCTTGCCGGCACTACATACTCTTGATTTGAATTTCGAACAGTTAGTGTGGACATCGTAGGTCCACTGACACAAAATATCGGCAATTTACTTTCCCATGTCGTGTATATGTATCGCCTCGAAGGGGCCGTGAACAATGTGTGTTACTACACAGGCACCTGTCTTGAAATCTGTATTCTTAGACAAAGATCATCATGACTGTTCGTTTGACTGCCATTGTTGTGCGTGTACGGTTATTATAGTCAAAGAAATGTTCGACTAAACATACATCAATGGAGGATTAACACACAGAGACGTCGTTTGCAGTGCACTATTTTATGTCGCGCATACACACATTATAAGCACAGTGCGTGAAAAGGCAGGCTTAGTTTGATTGACAGTCCAGCCCACAGTAGTGCCGTGCCCGTTCGACGATAAACCGTGGGTCGTGACGGTGATACACATGTAGGGTTAAAGATTCGAATATTTTCTGAATAGTTTgaatgttcaaaatatattctaaaTATGAATAATATGCAGAAGAGGTATACTTATTTGCATTCACgacacatgcatgtatgtctgtgcgtgcgtgcgtatgtatgtatgtatgtatgtatgtatgtatgtatgtatgtatgtatgtatgtatgtatgtatgtatgtatgtatgtatgtcattgAGAAATATGATACCAAGAGATCGATGCAAAACACCGATATTACATAAGTTAAGGACAACTTTAAAAGACAAATTAAAGTTTTAGATAGCCGTGTCATCACCACCACGCTTTATTTGCAACAAACCAACAACATTATTTGCCAACTGAAAGTGTGACTATACCTCAAATATTTAGAATATCTGATGcagtatgtcatatttttcaatcGTTTTTGACGCACTAAGAAACAACATTTATATTTAATATAGCGGCGAAAAGAAATGTTTAGCCTCTGTATCCTCCTTATGATGAGGTGGGTTATGATGTGGTCGAATCAACCTATTTGGGGGTGTCATCTTCTAAAAATAGATGTGACGCTTATTGATTTCCCGTTAAGAGGCAGGCGCTGGGGGCGGTAGGGGAGTTACAGAGAGTCCCGAATAAGCATCTGTTGACGTGGCCAGTGTGTTTGTTggcaaagggaagtaactgctTAGGTATACAACCAATCACTGTATTATCTGCGTGGAACTCTCCGAACAGGGTGCCTTAATTCGTGCGCGTAGAAATATTTATGCAACAAATAATTCTAATTTACAAGATGGTtattctttatatttcacccAGTCtctgattttgagaaaaatactTGTTCGCTTAGGTCATGTGTGGTTAATGACGTCACCAACAATGAATACTTTcacattcaaatacatgtattttgggCCCCAAGACAGAATAACTGTTAATATAATGTCATATCGAGACTGTCAGATATATTTATTATGGGTCCATGGTTCCTACCGGGACTAACAGTAGCTGTGCTGTTTAATATTATTCACAGATAAAGATAAATAACTGCAGTAAAGAGGGTTTGGCTGACCCTAGTACAGTCTGCCTGGATCGGCTCAGGCCCCATCCACACGCtgccagacagcgaatgggataTTCATACAAACCTGGAAGCAAATGAGTGTGGGGTCTGATATTGCACAGTAGcttatttcagaaaaatatatgaTTGTCATTTTCGTACCACAGATTGACTTCTGAGTCAAAGCGACAAGCAAGACGATATTGAAATGAACGAGTCATGTCATCATTTCGTTTAATCTAATGTGTTTCCACTGACAATATATTGGACATCCTCATTATTATCTTTTACAGGTTTAGATAAAATGGAACAGAGAGAAGACAGGTAGTaatggcacagtcaggccggttaGACCCATCATATTGCAATCTGCATGCTGCTCACCCACCACACCTCTCTCGGGAAGCGCTGCATGCTCAGTCGAATCCACCTGGAAGTTGGAGAACCTGGAGACTACCGAACACTGCAACCTTGCGCATGGCAATGCAGTGTTTCTGTAGGAGAACCCTCCCAAACTCGTGTTATTGTGTCTAACGGAGCCGTGTGTGTGAAATTCATCGCTGTAAACTGCATGTGACTCAGAAATCTGTTGTCCTATTTTGACtaaaatgtttatgtgtttgttgACTATAATTATTTAGCATCCTCATAAATTGCATGGTCTTCGTTATAAATGAGTATGGATTTGCCTCCCATTTAGTAATATTCAAAGCTAGCTGCAAAAAGGTTAAgattttgcagattttgcatGAGGAATGACAGAGGATGCCGATGCTGATTGCCAGTATGAGGAGGTATGCCAACCAACTATACCAGCTACATATGCAGTCGCCAGTGGTACATGCACAACAATCATTATTTACGAACTGTGTGCAAACCAGATTAGCGTAGACATGGGAACCATGATTTGAAATTGTAGTTATAAGTCGgaaagagtgatatatttacaaaatgaaaattcactagccagtcggaCCTGTAACTGTGGAGATTTCCTCGCCGGACTGGATCTTTACTAGCCAGTGGCATGCGAACTAATGGCTATTTCGCACATTGTCCCATATCCTCTTTGTTGGGTTCAGATCACCGTTCAGTCGTAAGACGGAGTCACTTTCACCTTGGATGTAATTATCGACTATTTACACGGGCTAGATTTTATGACTTCATGGAGCTATGTGTTTTACAGTTCTGGTAAGAAAGGTCATATTCATCAGTTGCAACCACGCTAG
This portion of the Haliotis asinina isolate JCU_RB_2024 chromosome 10, JCU_Hal_asi_v2, whole genome shotgun sequence genome encodes:
- the LOC137298859 gene encoding transcription factor Sp4-like; translation: MSTLTVRNSNQEYVVPASSSQDVQPSPLALLAATCSKIGAPPEADAYNQGGAQTVRVLGAGQSTTAPGEIVAPSWVQLPTGAVVDANASNGGKQTGTVTNLAATGQLIPQSPQVVATVGPGGSITYNVIPSFQTVSVDGQEAIIIPAGSTGQAFFAAGGMGNQTMVTPTGQIVRAQGLSGANVISNVGFPNLTGNVVNLGGNVLNLAAAGMQSAVRASNPGVVQTMQLPLNQVQQVPNMIQIPVSVGGQTAIQTIQLPVQTFPTGLQTALPQGVVAAPGSVGSFGTTAQTLSQTQMTSSTQVPHSVSTPTCVSAQTSPEEVQTKSEKVVDEIKISAGQTVSSVNQQQLSAAQQTANNIQTAIANQAMANGNFANIAIGPNGLPALIPLGANMLNTGTTQLVLPASQPGAVSQNPVSYAVASYPQSGTATTTTTTTSSSNGSQNLNSNVVTNILSPQQIMQGVGQNINVANLQLAGQSQVISQNIWQQALNVANVRPTNPQTVQVQNLQSLQNIQSFQTIQNLQNMQGLQAVTPQGQIINGSSVQNLGAVTLSSTGAITGITQTPALQQLTPQVQAIQSIGNQQMAATQSTNGTQIIATTATGQQVPFQQDPNDPTKWQVVATSPGTPISALSPTQVTSQPVPSDTPTPGRRLRRVACTCPNCQSDGRNTGENKKKQHICHMPGCGKVYGKTSHLRAHLRWHTGERPFVCNWLFCGKRFTRSDELQRHKRTHTGEKKFQCSECNKRFMRSDHLSKHIKTHNNRRSGQQNAVSSTQVTTEEEPDIEYNEEHDTIQTSHQVENADDDDEEDDDDDDDEGSDSASMKLMV